Proteins encoded within one genomic window of Fusobacterium sp. DD2:
- a CDS encoding bifunctional precorrin-2 dehydrogenase/sirohydrochlorin ferrochelatase, whose amino-acid sequence MQNKFFPLFVDITGKNILIVGAGKIAYRKACTLLEYGADITVVTKEVSEPEFLNLKEVHIEIREFSQHDLEDKFLVVAATDNEEFNNYIYNLCKLSNILVNNITSKVDMNCRFASIVETPEYQIGISAKGNPVKSKALKGKLKEFLENLNQ is encoded by the coding sequence ATGCAAAATAAATTTTTTCCTCTATTTGTAGATATTACAGGTAAAAATATCCTTATTGTAGGTGCTGGAAAGATAGCCTACAGAAAAGCCTGCACTCTATTAGAGTATGGTGCTGATATCACTGTTGTTACAAAAGAGGTAAGTGAACCTGAGTTTTTAAACCTTAAAGAGGTTCACATTGAAATAAGAGAGTTTTCTCAACATGACCTGGAAGATAAATTTTTAGTTGTAGCTGCAACTGACAATGAGGAGTTTAATAACTACATATACAATCTATGTAAGCTTTCAAATATACTGGTAAATAATATCACTTCAAAAGTTGATATGAACTGTAGATTTGCAAGTATTGTAGAGACACCTGAATATCAGATAGGAATATCTGCTAAGGGAAATCCTGTTAAATCCAAGGCACTTAAGGGAAAACTTAAAGAGTTTTTAGAAAATTTAAACCAGTAA